The proteins below come from a single Parachlamydiales bacterium genomic window:
- a CDS encoding YifB family Mg chelatase-like AAA ATPase translates to MPVAKCATFTLWGLEALPVTVEVDVTPTEKPTLVIVGLPDSAVKESKDRVLTALKNCGYPLGAYHCTVNLAPGHLRKEGSCYDLPIALGIIAATGQMPVSVLDNYFIAGELSLNGDIRSIAGILPLVLLAQKKQAKGVLIPHSNSHEASASSIDVFSCHSLKDVVAFLTLKGTLTKVPKVENFAGDSLKPLVDMNSIKGQETAKRALEIAAAGGHNILFNGPPGSGKSMLAKALPGILPPLSLSEALEVTQIHSVARLLEQSSSLLRHRPFRSPHHTTSYAGLVGGGSNPKPGEISLAHHGVLFLDELPEFSSSVLEALRQPLEDKSVTISRARQQVTYPSQFICIAAMNPCPCGYYGHPSKACKDSEAQRHRYTGKISGPLLDRFDIHITVPPVSYKEMHESAENESSAIIRNRVQKARLKQHSRQGENKINATLTRSDLHLYCPLDNECLQVIKMAMEEHGVSARAADRILRVGLTIADLADENLNALHLFEAFSYKCSII, encoded by the coding sequence ATGCCTGTAGCAAAATGTGCAACTTTTACACTTTGGGGCCTTGAGGCTCTTCCCGTCACCGTTGAAGTTGACGTCACGCCTACAGAAAAACCGACCCTGGTTATCGTAGGCCTACCTGACTCTGCAGTAAAAGAATCTAAAGATCGTGTCTTGACTGCCCTTAAAAATTGCGGATATCCCCTCGGTGCTTACCACTGTACTGTCAATTTAGCTCCTGGGCATTTACGTAAGGAAGGCTCATGCTACGACCTTCCTATTGCCCTAGGCATCATCGCCGCTACGGGACAAATGCCTGTCTCCGTACTGGATAATTACTTTATTGCAGGAGAACTCAGCCTAAACGGTGATATCCGTTCCATTGCAGGAATTCTTCCCTTAGTACTGCTTGCGCAAAAGAAACAGGCAAAAGGTGTGCTAATTCCACACTCTAATAGCCATGAAGCAAGCGCCTCTTCCATTGATGTTTTTTCCTGCCATTCTTTAAAGGATGTCGTCGCCTTCCTTACTCTCAAAGGAACATTAACGAAAGTCCCTAAAGTGGAAAATTTTGCCGGAGATTCACTAAAACCCTTAGTAGATATGAATTCTATCAAAGGGCAAGAAACTGCAAAAAGAGCCCTCGAAATCGCCGCCGCCGGCGGACATAACATTTTATTCAATGGCCCTCCCGGATCAGGAAAAAGCATGCTTGCAAAAGCCCTTCCCGGCATTTTACCTCCATTATCATTATCTGAAGCATTGGAGGTAACACAAATCCATTCTGTGGCCAGGCTCCTAGAACAAAGCTCTAGCCTGCTTCGTCATCGTCCTTTTCGCTCGCCTCATCATACCACAAGTTATGCAGGCTTAGTCGGAGGCGGATCAAACCCTAAACCAGGGGAAATTTCTCTCGCCCATCACGGCGTGCTTTTTCTCGACGAATTGCCCGAGTTCAGTAGTTCTGTGCTTGAAGCTCTAAGACAACCTTTAGAAGATAAATCCGTCACCATTAGCCGCGCCAGACAACAAGTAACTTATCCCAGCCAGTTTATTTGCATTGCAGCGATGAACCCCTGCCCTTGTGGATATTATGGTCATCCTTCCAAAGCCTGCAAAGATTCTGAAGCTCAACGCCATCGCTATACCGGCAAAATCTCCGGCCCCCTACTGGATCGCTTTGATATCCACATCACTGTTCCACCTGTAAGTTATAAAGAAATGCATGAAAGTGCAGAAAATGAATCATCTGCTATAATTAGGAATAGAGTACAAAAAGCGCGTCTAAAACAACACTCCCGACAGGGGGAAAATAAAATCAACGCTACACTGACGCGCTCTGACCTGCATTTGTATTGCCCTCTAGATAACGAATGCCTTCAGGTCATAAAAATGGCGATGGAAGAACATGGAGTTTCTGCCAGAGCTGCTGATCGCATTTTACGTGTAGGACTTACTATTGCAGATCTTGCAGATGAGAATTTAAACGCATTACATCTTTTCGAAGCATTTAGTTATAAATGTTCTATTATTTAA